One window from the genome of Sphingomonas lacunae encodes:
- a CDS encoding NAD-dependent epimerase/dehydratase family protein, protein MTKSALVCGAGGFIGSHLVKRLKREGFWVRGVDLKFPEFAETEADDFLIGDLRNQAVCDQVIDRRFDEVYQLAADMGGAGYIFTGLNDADIMHNSATINLNVLDRLHKRNTKRVFYSSSACMYPAYNQEDPDNPNCEESSAYPAAPDSEYGWEKLFSERLYLAYNRNHGMSNRVARYHNIFGPEGTWTGGKEKAPAAVCRKVAMAKSGEEIEIWGDGTQTRSFLYIDECVEGTLRLTRSDFEGPVNVGSDEMVSINQLVDLVADIAGKDIRKNHIPGPLGVRGRNSDNRLIEQRLGWRPSQSLRKGLEATYEWVERQVKRNDAS, encoded by the coding sequence GTGACAAAGTCTGCACTGGTATGCGGAGCTGGCGGTTTTATTGGCAGCCACCTCGTCAAGCGCCTGAAACGCGAAGGTTTCTGGGTTCGTGGCGTTGACCTGAAGTTTCCTGAATTCGCCGAGACTGAGGCTGACGATTTCCTTATTGGTGACCTTCGCAATCAGGCAGTGTGCGACCAAGTGATCGACCGCCGTTTTGATGAGGTTTATCAGCTTGCTGCCGATATGGGCGGGGCCGGATATATTTTTACCGGTCTGAACGATGCCGACATCATGCACAATTCGGCGACGATCAACCTTAATGTTCTTGATCGTTTGCATAAGCGGAACACCAAGCGGGTGTTTTATTCGTCTTCAGCCTGCATGTATCCGGCCTATAACCAAGAGGATCCTGACAACCCCAACTGTGAGGAAAGTTCTGCCTATCCTGCAGCGCCTGATAGTGAATATGGCTGGGAAAAGCTGTTCTCGGAGCGACTCTATCTGGCCTATAACCGTAACCACGGCATGTCCAATCGCGTCGCCCGTTACCACAATATCTTTGGTCCCGAGGGCACCTGGACCGGTGGCAAGGAGAAGGCTCCCGCCGCTGTGTGCCGGAAGGTCGCCATGGCCAAAAGTGGCGAAGAGATCGAAATCTGGGGCGACGGCACGCAGACACGGTCGTTCCTCTACATCGATGAATGTGTGGAAGGCACCCTGCGCCTGACCCGATCCGACTTTGAGGGTCCGGTCAATGTGGGATCGGACGAAATGGTGTCCATCAACCAGCTGGTCGATCTGGTTGCCGACATTGCCGGCAAGGATATTCGCAAGAACCACATTCCCGGACCGCTTGGAGTGCGGGGTCGCAACAGCGACAACCGTCTGATCGAACAACGTCTTGGATGGCGGCCGAGCCAGTCTCTTCGGAAGGGCCTGGAGGCAACCTATGAGTGGGTTGAGCGTCAGGTAAAGCGGAACGACGCGAGCTGA
- the neuB gene encoding N-acetylneuraminate synthase, giving the protein MTTLIIAEAGVNHDGDLDKARALIRVASDAGADLVKFQTFSAKRLVSASAPKAEYQIEATGTAESQFDMLRRLELTREDHESLIATCKECGIGFFSTGFDAGSIDLLVELGVDRLKVPSGEVTNLPYLRHVAAQRLPVILSSGMADLGDIEAAISVLEAGGVPRSAIVLLHCNTEYPTPMDDVNLKAMVNMRTSFGVETGYSDHTLGIEVAIAAVALGATVIEKHFTLDRSLPGPDHQASLLPSELKAMVSAIRNVERAMAGDGIKRASASEAKNRLVARRSLVARTAIKAGDRFSEDNLSAKRPGDGISPMRWDDIIGLEAKRDFDVDEQITL; this is encoded by the coding sequence ATGACAACTCTCATCATCGCGGAAGCTGGCGTTAATCATGACGGCGATCTCGATAAGGCACGCGCTTTGATCCGCGTGGCCTCAGATGCCGGAGCGGATCTAGTTAAGTTCCAGACCTTTTCTGCCAAGCGGTTAGTTTCTGCAAGTGCGCCAAAGGCAGAGTATCAGATCGAAGCCACCGGAACAGCGGAATCCCAGTTTGACATGCTCCGGCGTCTGGAATTAACCCGGGAGGACCATGAGTCACTAATTGCGACTTGCAAAGAATGTGGGATCGGCTTCTTCTCGACCGGGTTTGACGCGGGCAGCATCGACTTGTTGGTCGAATTGGGAGTTGACCGCCTCAAGGTGCCGTCCGGGGAAGTAACTAACCTGCCATACTTGCGGCACGTGGCAGCGCAGCGACTTCCAGTGATCCTGTCGAGCGGCATGGCTGACCTAGGTGATATTGAAGCAGCGATATCCGTGTTGGAGGCTGGCGGAGTGCCTCGGTCTGCGATCGTCCTGCTTCACTGCAATACCGAATATCCAACACCTATGGACGACGTCAATCTGAAGGCCATGGTGAACATGCGGACGAGTTTCGGCGTGGAAACGGGCTATTCCGATCATACTCTCGGAATTGAGGTTGCCATAGCCGCGGTTGCCTTGGGTGCTACGGTGATCGAAAAGCATTTCACACTGGATCGATCATTGCCTGGCCCTGATCATCAGGCGAGTTTGTTGCCGTCGGAATTGAAGGCGATGGTAAGCGCGATACGCAATGTCGAACGGGCGATGGCAGGCGACGGAATCAAGCGTGCCAGTGCCAGCGAAGCGAAAAACCGGCTGGTCGCCCGGAGATCACTGGTCGCGCGCACGGCCATTAAAGCAGGCGATCGATTCTCAGAGGATAATCTGTCTGCCAAGCGTCCCGGTGACGGAATTTCGCCAATGCGCTGGGATGACATCATCGGTCTAGAAGCCAAGCGGGACTTCGATGTTGACGAGCAGATCACCTTATGA
- a CDS encoding cytidylyltransferase domain-containing protein, with protein MTILAIIPARGGSKGIPRKNVRMMCGKPLIAWTIEAALGSAAIDTVMVTTDDPEIALVAAAWGAEVPFMRPAELATDDAPGMAPIIHAIDNMPSHDQIMVLQPTSPLRRTRHIDALVAYAQTHGSSSVVSVCEPDHSPFWCYTRQPDDRLVRLLDRDIVRRQDQPPVVTLNGAIYLADSEQCRADRSLLNESTLGFVMRPDESIDIDSPMHWMLAELLLEQQNTAIAGRSSLDEAL; from the coding sequence ATGACGATATTGGCCATCATTCCTGCCAGAGGCGGATCCAAGGGGATACCGCGGAAAAATGTCCGGATGATGTGCGGCAAGCCATTGATTGCCTGGACTATCGAAGCGGCCTTGGGATCGGCGGCAATCGATACGGTGATGGTCACGACTGACGATCCGGAAATCGCGCTCGTTGCCGCAGCCTGGGGCGCTGAAGTACCGTTCATGCGACCGGCTGAACTGGCGACTGATGATGCGCCGGGCATGGCACCCATCATCCATGCCATCGACAACATGCCGTCGCATGACCAGATCATGGTGCTTCAGCCCACATCACCGTTGCGCCGCACACGACATATTGATGCCTTGGTGGCCTATGCACAAACCCACGGCAGTTCGTCGGTGGTTTCAGTCTGCGAACCGGATCACAGTCCCTTTTGGTGTTATACCCGGCAGCCGGACGACAGACTGGTCCGTCTGTTAGACCGGGATATTGTCCGCCGACAAGACCAGCCGCCTGTCGTGACTCTCAACGGCGCCATCTACTTGGCCGATAGCGAGCAGTGCCGGGCTGACCGCTCGCTGCTGAACGAGTCAACGCTCGGCTTCGTGATGCGGCCTGATGAATCCATCGATATCGATAGCCCGATGCACTGGATGCTTGCCGAACTGCTGCTGGAGCAGCAAAATACTGCCATAGCCGGGCGTTCGTCGCTGGATGAAGCTTTATAA
- a CDS encoding DegT/DnrJ/EryC1/StrS family aminotransferase, translating to MDELSAVAQRWKLALVEDAAESLGSRYKGKHTGQHGLVSALSFNGNKVVTTGGGGAILTNDPELARRAKHLTTTARVLDRWNFIHDEVGYNYRMPNINAALGCAQIERLDDFVSRKRRLADKYRIGFAQVSGVRFLSEPDGTASNYWLNAIVLENGSSEDMVAVLACLNDAGYSARPIWTLMNRLPMFVSNPRADLSVSERMADSVINLPSSPGLADA from the coding sequence TTGGATGAACTTTCGGCGGTAGCCCAGCGATGGAAGCTTGCGCTGGTAGAGGACGCGGCCGAATCGCTGGGTTCCCGTTACAAGGGAAAGCACACGGGCCAACACGGTCTCGTTTCCGCACTCAGCTTCAATGGCAACAAGGTCGTCACGACTGGCGGAGGTGGCGCGATATTGACCAATGATCCGGAATTGGCCCGCCGCGCCAAACATCTGACGACGACCGCCCGGGTGCTTGACCGCTGGAACTTTATCCACGACGAGGTCGGTTATAATTACCGGATGCCCAACATCAATGCGGCCCTAGGTTGTGCACAGATTGAGAGACTGGACGATTTCGTCAGTCGCAAACGTCGGCTTGCCGATAAGTACCGAATTGGTTTTGCTCAGGTCTCGGGGGTCAGGTTTCTAAGCGAGCCTGACGGCACGGCTAGCAACTATTGGCTGAACGCCATTGTGCTGGAGAACGGCAGCAGCGAAGATATGGTCGCGGTTTTGGCCTGTTTGAATGACGCTGGCTACAGTGCACGGCCAATCTGGACGCTGATGAACCGGTTGCCGATGTTCGTCTCCAACCCTAGGGCCGATCTATCGGTTTCTGAACGGATGGCAGATTCCGTCATTAACTTGCCGAGTAGTCCCGGTCTCGCGGATGCCTGA
- a CDS encoding nucleotidyltransferase family protein produces MATSIGDAIKNLNDSGLQIALIVDAEERLIGTVTDGDVRRGLLRGLTLNDSVDSIVHADPLVVPHGLRPELVADLMRINRVGQLPCIDESRRVTGLYLWDQLAKPVDTLDNIFVIMAGGKGVRLRPYTENCPKPLLMVGDKPILQHIIERAALEGFRHFVIAIHYLGEMIVDHFGDGSALGVNITYLREDRPLGTGGALSLMQITPQAPLIVTNGDVLTSIRYTEILEFHERHRAKATMAVRTHELQNPFGVVHTDGVEISRFEEKPTIRSQINAGIYVIDPAALLFLEPNQHCDMPSLFERVIQSSARAVAFPMHETWLDVGRHDDLETARRMAK; encoded by the coding sequence GTGGCGACCAGTATCGGCGACGCTATCAAGAATCTCAACGACTCTGGGCTTCAGATCGCGTTGATTGTGGACGCTGAAGAACGTTTGATCGGCACGGTTACTGACGGCGATGTACGGCGCGGACTGCTCCGCGGTCTAACCTTGAATGACAGTGTTGACTCGATCGTTCATGCCGACCCACTTGTCGTCCCGCACGGTTTGCGGCCAGAGCTAGTCGCAGATCTGATGCGGATAAATCGGGTGGGGCAGCTTCCGTGCATCGACGAATCGCGGCGAGTGACCGGACTTTACCTGTGGGATCAGCTTGCCAAGCCAGTTGATACTCTCGACAACATCTTCGTTATCATGGCAGGCGGCAAGGGCGTCAGGCTTCGACCCTATACGGAAAATTGTCCAAAGCCGTTGCTGATGGTAGGCGACAAGCCGATCCTGCAGCACATCATTGAGCGCGCCGCCCTTGAGGGTTTCCGTCATTTTGTCATAGCCATTCACTACCTTGGTGAAATGATTGTTGACCATTTTGGCGACGGCAGCGCGCTGGGGGTTAACATCACCTATTTGCGCGAGGATCGTCCATTGGGTACTGGTGGCGCTCTCAGCCTTATGCAGATCACGCCTCAGGCACCCCTCATCGTCACCAATGGTGATGTGCTAACAAGCATTCGCTATACCGAAATTCTCGAGTTTCATGAGCGGCATCGAGCCAAGGCAACGATGGCCGTTCGCACGCATGAACTGCAAAATCCTTTCGGCGTGGTGCACACGGATGGGGTCGAGATCTCCCGGTTTGAAGAAAAACCAACGATTCGCAGCCAGATCAATGCCGGGATCTATGTAATTGATCCGGCCGCGCTGCTTTTTTTGGAACCAAATCAGCATTGTGACATGCCCAGCTTGTTCGAGCGCGTGATACAAAGTAGTGCGCGGGCAGTTGCTTTTCCAATGCATGAAACATGGTTAGATGTAGGTCGACACGATGATTTAGAAACGGCTCGCCGAATGGCAAAATAA
- a CDS encoding NeuD/PglB/VioB family sugar acetyltransferase, with product MSGKRDLFIVGTGGHAREVAEMALALNLHPVLIARSSGDAENVQGWDVVIESKWRADNANVAIGIGEPAVRQSVCSRLVGVVRFPSLVHPDASIGPSLRTKVQEAIGLQVMAGARLTTNIDLGRFVIINQNATLAHDCIVGNFVTIAPGANISGSVKIGDEVWVGTGAAINQGSATQHLKIGSRSTIGSGAVVVRDCEPDGVYVGLPAKRIK from the coding sequence ATGTCGGGCAAGCGGGATCTTTTCATCGTCGGAACGGGAGGGCATGCTAGAGAAGTGGCCGAGATGGCGCTTGCCCTAAACCTCCATCCGGTACTGATCGCGCGCAGCAGCGGTGACGCTGAAAACGTGCAAGGTTGGGATGTCGTAATTGAATCTAAATGGAGGGCCGACAACGCCAACGTGGCGATCGGCATTGGTGAGCCCGCTGTCCGGCAGTCCGTCTGTAGTCGGCTGGTAGGTGTCGTACGTTTTCCTTCGCTTGTTCACCCAGACGCGAGTATCGGCCCGTCGCTCAGGACTAAGGTGCAAGAGGCGATAGGGCTACAGGTCATGGCAGGGGCAAGACTGACCACCAATATCGATCTTGGCCGATTTGTAATCATCAATCAGAACGCTACGCTCGCGCATGATTGTATTGTTGGCAATTTTGTGACCATCGCGCCTGGAGCTAACATCTCAGGGTCGGTCAAAATCGGTGATGAAGTCTGGGTCGGTACCGGCGCGGCTATCAATCAGGGCTCCGCTACTCAACATCTAAAGATCGGCAGTCGATCTACCATAGGGTCCGGTGCCGTCGTCGTCCGTGACTGTGAGCCAGATGGCGTTTATGTAGGCTTGCCTGCCAAGAGGATAAAATGA
- the neuC gene encoding UDP-N-acetylglucosamine 2-epimerase: MKRKICILTSTRAEYGLLKHLMAEIRSNRSLELQTIVTGSHMSPEFGYTFQEIETDGFAIDARVEILLSSDSVQGVAKAMGLAMISLSDALERLTPDILVILGDRFEILSAAAVALVYNIPIAHLHGGETTEGAIDEAIRHAVTKMASLHFVAAQPYFQRVVQMGELPERVFNFGGLGVDAIGKVDLINRQQLEAELDFRFGEHSLLITFHPETQTAQSPELQTRALLDALSLLPEKIGILFTMPNADAGGRQISAMIKSYADGRTHVATFESLGQRRYLSCLAQVSAVVGNSSSGLTEVPSFGIPTVNIGQRQDGRLRAESVIDCPATSDAIARALGQALSPEFRRVAQHAINPYGSGGASHAIASTLAEIDLDGIIKKRFFDLPNSV; encoded by the coding sequence ATGAAGCGCAAAATTTGCATCCTAACATCAACGCGGGCCGAATATGGCCTACTCAAGCATTTGATGGCGGAGATACGGTCTAACCGTTCACTTGAATTGCAGACGATTGTCACCGGATCTCACATGTCGCCTGAATTCGGATACACATTTCAGGAAATCGAGACGGACGGCTTTGCGATTGATGCACGGGTCGAAATCCTGCTGAGTTCGGATTCGGTGCAGGGTGTAGCCAAGGCCATGGGTTTGGCCATGATCAGCCTGTCAGATGCGCTGGAACGACTTACGCCCGACATTCTTGTCATATTGGGCGACAGGTTCGAGATATTGTCGGCGGCTGCGGTGGCGCTTGTCTACAACATTCCAATCGCGCACCTGCATGGAGGTGAAACAACCGAAGGGGCAATTGACGAGGCGATCCGCCATGCGGTCACAAAGATGGCCTCATTGCATTTTGTTGCTGCACAACCCTATTTCCAGCGCGTGGTGCAAATGGGCGAACTGCCCGAGCGCGTTTTCAACTTCGGCGGTCTGGGAGTTGATGCCATCGGCAAGGTCGATTTGATTAATCGGCAACAACTCGAAGCCGAGTTAGATTTCCGGTTTGGCGAACACAGCCTCTTAATCACATTCCATCCGGAAACCCAAACCGCCCAATCCCCAGAATTGCAAACCAGAGCGTTGCTTGATGCCTTGTCCCTGTTGCCGGAAAAGATCGGCATCTTGTTCACCATGCCCAATGCCGACGCTGGAGGCCGACAAATCTCGGCGATGATCAAATCATATGCCGATGGCCGAACCCATGTGGCCACCTTCGAGTCTCTGGGCCAGCGGCGTTACCTTTCTTGTCTTGCGCAAGTTTCCGCTGTCGTCGGAAATTCATCAAGCGGTTTGACGGAAGTGCCGTCATTCGGTATTCCCACAGTTAACATTGGTCAACGGCAAGACGGTCGACTTCGCGCGGAGAGCGTGATTGATTGCCCAGCCACCAGTGACGCGATAGCGAGAGCTCTCGGTCAGGCTTTAAGTCCTGAATTTCGGCGTGTAGCCCAACATGCAATTAACCCTTATGGGTCTGGCGGCGCGTCACATGCAATCGCGTCAACGTTGGCAGAAATCGATCTGGACGGGATAATAAAGAAGCGATTCTTTGACCTGCCCAACTCGGTCTGA
- a CDS encoding NAD-dependent epimerase/dehydratase family protein: MATSLSPSLAGCRVWVAGHAGMLGQALLRALEQSGATALTASRAQLDLRDRDAVAAWLGQERPDMAVIAAARVGGVAAYEAAPLDYLADNALIALSVTAAAAAVRLPRLCFVASAAAYPEHAAQPLQESALMSGPLDAAHRTYGLAKLLGIEAVASARRQHGLDWFSVLPTNLYGRGGKDDAQNGHVLATLVRRALAAKADGDAEMLVWGTGAARRDFLHVDDCARAIVLLLGASHGHDVVNIGSGADVSIADLAAIISSAADYEGELRFDPSKPEGAARRMMDIGRLRALGWWPTISLRRGIAAMVEGARVAKNVNGDMGAK; encoded by the coding sequence GTGGCAACATCGCTCAGTCCTTCTTTGGCAGGATGCCGCGTCTGGGTTGCCGGCCATGCCGGCATGCTTGGACAGGCATTGCTGCGCGCCCTGGAGCAGTCAGGAGCCACCGCCCTGACGGCTTCGCGCGCTCAGCTGGACCTTCGCGACCGTGACGCTGTGGCGGCCTGGCTTGGCCAGGAGCGCCCGGACATGGCGGTGATCGCGGCGGCGCGGGTTGGCGGCGTGGCGGCCTATGAGGCTGCTCCGCTTGATTATCTCGCCGATAATGCGCTGATTGCGCTGTCGGTCACCGCTGCCGCTGCTGCGGTGCGCCTGCCGAGATTATGCTTTGTCGCTTCGGCTGCCGCCTATCCGGAGCATGCGGCTCAGCCGTTGCAGGAATCGGCCTTGATGAGCGGCCCGCTCGATGCGGCCCACCGGACCTATGGCTTGGCAAAGCTGTTGGGTATTGAGGCGGTTGCATCGGCGAGACGGCAACATGGCCTGGACTGGTTTTCCGTGTTGCCGACCAATCTCTATGGACGAGGTGGCAAGGATGATGCGCAGAACGGGCATGTTCTGGCGACCCTTGTCCGGCGTGCGCTGGCGGCCAAGGCGGATGGCGATGCCGAGATGCTGGTATGGGGAACAGGTGCGGCACGGCGGGATTTCCTGCATGTCGATGACTGCGCACGAGCCATAGTCTTGCTGCTTGGCGCGTCGCATGGGCATGATGTAGTGAATATCGGCAGCGGCGCGGATGTCAGCATTGCTGACCTTGCAGCGATAATCTCTTCGGCCGCAGATTATGAGGGCGAACTGCGGTTCGACCCGTCAAAACCCGAAGGTGCAGCACGTCGGATGATGGATATTGGTAGGTTGCGCGCCCTGGGCTGGTGGCCGACGATTAGCCTTCGCCGCGGCATTGCTGCGATGGTCGAGGGTGCCAGAGTTGCTAAAAATGTCAATGGAGATATGGGGGCCAAATGA
- a CDS encoding NAD-dependent 4,6-dehydratase LegB, with the protein MQLKHKRVLVTGADGFIGSHLTEHLVHLGADVRAFVYYNSNNSWGWLDDSDEHVRKSIKVVAGDIRDPFGVKEAMRDCDVVLHLAALIAIPYSYHSPATYVETNVNGTLNVVQAARDLGIEKVVHTSTSEVYGTARFVPITEEHPLQGQSPYSATKIGADQIAQSYFLSFDTPVATIRPFNTYGPRQSARAVIPTIISQIAAGAKEVRLGATHPTRDFNFVRDTVRGFVAIAESEKTVGEVINVSSNYEISIGETAELIAERMGRDVSFVADDNRLRPSNSEVERLWGANDKARRLTGWVPQYADREGFARGLSETIDWFSDPSNLRRYKTGIYNI; encoded by the coding sequence ATGCAGCTTAAACACAAACGCGTTTTGGTGACCGGGGCTGATGGCTTTATTGGTTCCCATCTGACCGAGCATCTCGTCCATCTTGGCGCGGACGTTCGGGCATTCGTTTATTATAATTCCAACAATAGCTGGGGTTGGCTGGATGACAGCGACGAGCATGTCCGCAAGTCAATCAAGGTAGTGGCAGGGGACATCCGTGATCCATTCGGAGTCAAGGAAGCAATGCGGGATTGCGACGTCGTTCTGCACCTCGCCGCGCTGATTGCCATCCCTTATTCTTATCACTCGCCAGCCACTTACGTTGAAACCAACGTCAATGGCACGCTCAACGTAGTCCAAGCGGCGCGCGATCTCGGCATCGAAAAGGTTGTTCATACTTCGACCAGCGAAGTTTATGGAACGGCCCGTTTCGTCCCGATCACCGAGGAGCACCCCTTGCAGGGACAGTCGCCCTATTCGGCGACGAAAATTGGGGCTGACCAAATCGCACAATCCTATTTTCTGTCGTTTGATACACCTGTCGCCACCATTCGGCCGTTCAATACATATGGCCCGCGGCAATCCGCGAGGGCTGTCATCCCGACCATAATCTCGCAAATCGCCGCGGGCGCTAAAGAAGTTCGCCTTGGCGCGACGCATCCGACCCGCGACTTTAATTTTGTGCGGGATACCGTGCGCGGTTTCGTCGCTATTGCCGAGTCCGAGAAGACGGTTGGCGAAGTGATCAACGTCAGCAGCAACTACGAGATTTCGATTGGTGAGACCGCCGAGCTGATCGCGGAAAGGATGGGCCGCGACGTCAGCTTCGTCGCTGATGACAATCGCCTTCGTCCGTCGAACAGCGAAGTCGAGCGTCTGTGGGGCGCGAACGACAAAGCCCGTAGACTGACCGGCTGGGTACCCCAATATGCGGATCGCGAAGGGTTCGCCAGGGGACTGTCCGAGACAATTGATTGGTTTAGTGATCCGAGCAACCTGCGCCGCTATAAGACTGGCATATACAATATCTAA
- the wecB gene encoding non-hydrolyzing UDP-N-acetylglucosamine 2-epimerase has product MQPNSTARILLVFGTRPEAIKMFPLVHALRQQPGLETRVCVTAQHRGLLDQVLEIARISPDIDLDLMQDNQTLDALSARILTQFGAALDATKPDRILVHGDTLTTMMATISAYFRKIPVGHVEAGLRSGNIYSPWPEEVNRKVTGTIADLHFAPTQAAADALRAENVPDSAIHVTGNTVIDALLATRARIEAEPALAAGLDHLATRFAGKRIIAVTSHRRENFGDGMANIARAIGSIADRPDTAVIFPVHPNPAVRPVMEHMLAGRDNVALIDPLDYPHFVRLMTMSTIVLTDSGGVQEEAPSLGKPVLVMRDTTERPEGVAAGTARLVGTDAETIVSGIFTLLDDSNAYSAMTRAHNPYGDGLAAQRIARTIADAHRQ; this is encoded by the coding sequence ATGCAACCCAATTCCACTGCCCGCATACTCCTTGTCTTCGGAACAAGGCCCGAAGCGATCAAGATGTTTCCGCTCGTCCATGCACTGCGGCAGCAGCCCGGGCTTGAAACGCGCGTCTGCGTCACCGCCCAGCATCGCGGCTTGCTCGATCAGGTGCTCGAAATCGCCCGGATATCGCCCGATATTGATCTGGATCTGATGCAGGACAATCAGACGCTTGATGCACTGTCCGCCCGCATTTTGACCCAGTTCGGCGCGGCCCTTGATGCCACCAAGCCGGACCGCATCCTCGTTCACGGCGACACGCTGACGACGATGATGGCAACGATCAGCGCCTATTTCCGCAAGATTCCGGTTGGCCATGTCGAAGCCGGCCTGCGCAGCGGCAATATCTACTCGCCCTGGCCCGAGGAAGTGAACCGCAAGGTTACCGGGACCATTGCCGATCTGCATTTCGCCCCGACCCAGGCTGCTGCAGACGCGCTAAGGGCCGAAAATGTGCCGGACAGCGCCATCCATGTGACAGGCAATACTGTGATTGATGCGCTGCTCGCCACGCGCGCGCGCATAGAGGCCGAACCGGCACTCGCCGCCGGGCTCGACCATTTGGCCACCCGTTTTGCCGGCAAACGCATCATTGCCGTCACATCGCACCGTCGGGAAAATTTTGGCGACGGCATGGCCAACATTGCCCGCGCCATCGGCAGCATTGCCGACCGGCCCGACACTGCCGTCATCTTTCCGGTCCATCCCAATCCGGCCGTTCGCCCGGTGATGGAACACATGCTGGCCGGGCGCGACAATGTCGCCCTGATCGATCCGCTCGATTATCCGCACTTCGTCCGCCTGATGACGATGAGCACCATCGTCCTTACCGATAGCGGCGGCGTGCAAGAGGAAGCGCCGAGCCTCGGCAAGCCGGTGCTGGTCATGCGCGACACCACCGAAAGGCCAGAAGGCGTCGCCGCTGGCACGGCCCGTCTGGTTGGCACAGATGCTGAGACCATCGTTTCCGGAATTTTCACCCTTCTCGACGATAGCAACGCCTATTCCGCCATGACCCGTGCCCACAATCCCTATGGAGACGGCCTGGCCGCACAACGTATTGCAAGGACCATAGCTGATGCCCACCGCCAGTGA
- a CDS encoding DegT/DnrJ/EryC1/StrS family aminotransferase yields the protein MKIAADILETVGAIVGPANGVVPLHEPEFRGNERAYVLDCVDTGWVSSVGAYVDRIERDLAEVAGVGHAVATSNGTSALHICFVVAGVERGDEVLMPSLTFIATANAAVYAGGIPHFVDVETTSLGIDPVKLEQHLEAVARIEDGRCVNRLTGATIRAHLRDARVWPPVSVG from the coding sequence ATGAAGATTGCCGCCGACATTCTTGAAACAGTGGGTGCGATCGTTGGACCTGCCAACGGCGTGGTGCCGCTGCATGAGCCGGAATTTCGCGGCAATGAGCGGGCCTATGTGTTGGACTGCGTTGATACGGGTTGGGTCTCCTCGGTCGGTGCCTATGTCGATCGGATAGAGAGGGACTTGGCAGAGGTTGCGGGCGTTGGGCACGCCGTTGCGACGTCCAATGGCACCTCGGCGTTGCACATCTGTTTCGTTGTGGCTGGTGTGGAGCGGGGAGACGAGGTTCTCATGCCGTCGCTCACTTTCATTGCTACGGCAAATGCCGCAGTCTATGCAGGTGGAATCCCGCATTTCGTTGACGTTGAGACGACCTCGCTCGGTATTGATCCAGTTAAGCTGGAACAGCATTTGGAAGCGGTCGCACGGATTGAGGACGGGCGATGTGTCAACCGGTTGACGGGTGCGACGATCCGGGCGCATCTGCGTGATGCACGTGTTTGGCCACCCGTGTCAGTTGGATGA